Below is a window of Cydia amplana chromosome 3, ilCydAmpl1.1, whole genome shotgun sequence DNA.
AGTAAGTATCTGAAAGGTAGTATATATAGATACTAATGCCAACAtgatgttaaaaataaggacGGCGTTCATTACCATGTGTTTTTATTTGTCTATGCCACTGGGAATAATGATGAAAGctacaaaaggtttttttttaaatgtctgaATGACAGGAAGAAGTAACCgtccaaaaaaactataaatgcGGATAGACACATGGATCAGAAACCTTACTACGACCTATGAAGAGTCCCTACTTTTGTCCTTCTATAATAAATCAATATGCTTCTAACATCAAAAGCTGACCTTGCTAAGCCGCATGAAAAAATATTGCATAttttaggtaattaattatttagcaataatCACTTTGCTCAAACATCACCATGACATCCtaaatattatgaatattattcaTGATTATTCTGGGATAATTATTTCCAAGAGGATTCATGAATTTTGATAATGGAACTGTGACAACATCAGTTACAGTCTGAATGATAAATTTTCACCATTTAGTTACATTCAAATCGCTATTTTAGGTAAGTAAAAAAGTTGTTCAACACTTCCAGGTAGTGTCATTCAATGGAACTtgctaaatatgtaaacaaaagtcactagtaatatgtctttttaattgtattttaacctGTCTTTTACTGcaactagtaaattgacattcagagacaattttaatatggcagtttgtttaggtacatagttagcaagttccgtagaatgacactttagaggtTAGGTTCCGCTGTCGCATCAGCGACTCATAATGACATTAATGACCTGACAATTAGGGGTAAACTTTTGactattttatgaaaataaattgcTTGATGATGCTATAATTTAATGCCATATTTTTGACATCAGCATACGCATAGCATACGTATTTATCTGTTACGGATAGTGGGTCCCAGAAAGTACTGACCTACGTATAAAGAGGACCttctatattatgtatttttttcattaacgCTATATCCAAATAAGTAAtctaaattaaactaatttcCTAATAATTATTAAGGTTTAACTAACACAATTTGTATCGAGTATTGTAAGTATACgtaattaattaacattttgAATTTTCTCATGAGCAGTAACTGCACAAAAACCCGttacattaaaaattaattgtattggGTACAAAGTTTAAAAAAGTGGAAAGAAACGCAAACACTAGACAAATATGAACAGAACCGAATAACCACATAATTCAATTAATACTACTAAAACAAGATTTAACTCAACAGTAAATATACAGGGGGATTCTGTTGCACGagcaaaaactttattttatttagaggtGGATGGAAATTTCAGACAAGATCGGTTCGGTTACACTGACGCGGatccgcgcgccgcgccgctgtgCAAACGGGATATTGCTATATAATGTGTATAGTGCTTTCTCGCTCACTCAACGGATCCTCGCCAGTGTGACCGAAGCCTAAAGTATACCTACAGATGTAGAGATGAAAATTCTAATGACCTCCACTCACGTTGCAACTAATTGCACGCGAATTTAGATAATTGCAGACTAAGTATCCAAAAAAGTTTTGCTTTGAACAAAATAAGTCTTGACGTTTTATTATTCTCTAAAAAGACAAATACTTTGTGTATTTGTCTTTTTAGAGAGTCTGGCAAAGATTAATACTACCAGACTGCCACCTGTCTAATTTTTGCTCCTGTACCAGGCCCAgtataataaatcataatactTGCCATACGTGTGATTTCAAAgattgataaattgataatactATAATTTACAATTATAAGAAACTTTGTTTCTCAATTGATAGATATAACATGAGCGATAACTTGAAATTTTACAATACAAATTTACTTCTAGTCATATTCAACATCAATACAACCAAAGGAGAACATATGTAAGTAATCACTTTGTTAGCTATAATGTAGTTCGCTGTATTTATGTCACTCCTTATCTTTTGCAAAATGTGAAACGGTGTAACTGTCAAAAGACCTATTTTCAAAAATctgtgtatgtgtatgtaaaATCACAGACAACCGAGACTGACATATACAATTGATTGCTAGGAGACATatttgtttataaattttaattttattatggctCCGTCCGACACTGTCAGAGATTCCGCTATTTAAAAACCACGACATTATTATGAACATTTGACTGGTGGCTAGCATTTCGCTTGGCAGAGCTTCTTCAAGATAGATTTTGCGTTTTCGAGACTGTCATATTTTGCTCTGGCGAGATATGCCTTAGATCAATGAGATACGACTTTCTATTATATGTAACCTTCTAGTAAGGTCTGAAAATACAATAAGTGACTTCGCTAGATAGTTAACGATTATATAAAGTTCACTCGATTGTAATTAGAAAAGAACCCTCGTATTATAGTTCAACATTTTAGTCGCTACAAATCGTCTGGCACAGCGGCGCCACCTAGCGCCACCGTCGGAGCGACAGACACAAGATATACTTCAACTGCATACGTCGTCGGTAACTCGATTGTCTGCAGTAAAGTAGGATAGAGGTGGTATGCTGGGGCCCacttctcgaacggtattagactaatattattagtccacgaactgtcaaatcgtatgggttgccatgacaacacactaataatattagactaatatcgttcgagaaataggcccctggAGCGCTACCTCGGTGTTGGCTCAGAGCCGGGCGACGCGGGCggtggcgggggcgggggcgggggcggcggTGACAGCGCGTCAcgcgtgcggcggcggcggcggcccgtcCGTCTGCACGTCCTTGTCCTCGGTGGGCGGCGCCACCGCGCGGTCCGACCCGTACCGCCGCGACAGGTCCAGCATCTCTCGCAACCCCTGCAATTCAATCGATAACTATTATGGAACAATGTTACACGAATCGACCTAGCCACACAGTAAACTCGATAACTACTCCTCAGTTCAGGATTACACAGGAAAATACACCATTAAAAGCCTTTAGTTTCCTCCCGACTCCCGAGCACCCTGTATagccagtggggagacactcctgacttcgggcaaactcggctgcGTTCgcctcagcattgctccgagcaattattagtgTTGACACGACTTGACTTTCCTTTGcacaatgacattgacaatatgcacgaccacagataagatattgtCTTGAatttcgaccctgaatcgctgtcaaacttcaattttgtaggaagtgtcctttctgtacggtaatactgttacttattctgtggtatagcaAAACAGACCCAACTGAGAAAGATCTGTTGTGAACGAATTTACCTTGTTTTCAGTGATGAGCCTGTGGTACACCTCTTCCTCCCTCCTTATCTCACCATTCTCCTCCATATTCACTGCTTTGTACATGATACTGGTCATTTCATTGATTCTCTCTGCTTGTTTACGAATGAGCTGTGAAAATAAGTAAATGTGTAAGGTCCATAGTTCTCTCATTggcggtacacggcgggaagaactCGAGataaaaaattgaataaatttgaacttaataaaaacaaaacagtgaTGGCTATTCCCACCTTTTCCAATTTTGTAACGTGCTTCCCGTACAAAACCTAGTCAAGTTAGCGATGCATGCTTAAAGAAAATTGCAAGGATAATATATCCGATTTAAAAGAATCGCAACAGTAGGTTAAGAGGTTTACCTAACTCACATCGATTTATATTACCACCAACAAAAAATGTCTACGGTATGAGAACCAACTATTATTTGCTTCCAAAATTATTAAACACCGAAGGGAAGTGAAGTTTCAGAAGTGAAACATTTACAAGATTTATACCTAACCAATCCTGAATCAAATAATGATGTAATAAAATACCTGTTATCATCAAGTAATtatgattatattttaataaatgtaactttaatgtaacatgtgtacaattttataacataagtacctatgtagtgaaTTTAGTCCGAACTCTAGCTGTAAGCAAGCCGTTTTTGGCTTAGCAGTTAAGAAACATGAAACTCTGCGATTCATTTAATTGTTTAGAActttaataattgaaaaaaaaaattacataaggttccaattacttaatttttttggcCAGTTATAAACTTCTTTCCGCCGTGTACGGCATTAATAAttagtaacaacaaatactgctTATATAGATACAagtataggtataaataaactGTTTGCCATCGGATTGAtccatatttttaaattgaaagcctaatcttatttctaaataatataatataactgcCTCTTATTAAATTTGGTTAGCAAAATAACCTCATGAACAACATTTTTAGCACTCACCTCTTGTTGTTTTTCATTGACAGCTGCTGTAAAATCTATTCTGGACTCCCACACTCTCTTTTCGGTGTGCTGTCTGTATTTAGACATGATGAGCTCCAAAGCCCGTCTGTGATCTTCTAGTGCAGCCCGGAGCTCCCCATTCTCCCGTTGAACATCCCTCATTAATCGAGATTCCCTTTCTATGCTGGCTATAAGTGCTCCACGGGGGCGTTCACGTGAAGCCTCGTTCAGTGTATCAACCTCTTCTTTgtactacaaacaaaaatttgagAGTATTAGTTGCATGCCATAAATGACATAAGAATTAATTTTGCCCAGTCTGTGGGAATGATTTACCTGTAcataacttacttacttacttgcactttaaggaaaataaatgacaaagatTCAGCAAGGTCATATACCTAGCTGCTTAGAACATGTCCTTCTCCTAAGGAATCCCAGATCCACTTTTGACAACCTAATACCAAGACAACATTCACTGGTTTTCATAAAAGTTATTGCCATCAGGCCTTAAAACTCA
It encodes the following:
- the LOC134662951 gene encoding FGFR1 oncogene partner 2 homolog, with product MSLTIQQIILDAKRLAGRLKERETESDALLTETQSAYRQIHTMKQYKEEVDTLNEASRERPRGALIASIERESRLMRDVQRENGELRAALEDHRRALELIMSKYRQHTEKRVWESRIDFTAAVNEKQQELIRKQAERINEMTSIMYKAVNMEENGEIRREEEVYHRLITENKGLREMLDLSRRYGSDRAVAPPTEDKDVQTDGPPPPPHA